One Triticum dicoccoides isolate Atlit2015 ecotype Zavitan chromosome 4B, WEW_v2.0, whole genome shotgun sequence genomic window carries:
- the LOC119295183 gene encoding la-related protein 6B-like, with product MSQQDPAAAGEELPGGLSRSSSASRLNAQAPEFVPRVAAAPPPPPVQPVIHVFAAPPPPPPASFFAAGPPPPRPPFEFYAAVGAAGPGFVAVPEHEMGPEQAVPPPPPPAQAHQQGRELTTDDVLHKITKQVEYYFSDINLATTEHLMRFISKDPEGYVPMSVVASFKKIKALVQNSSMLASALRTSSKLVVTEDGNRVKRVQPFTESDLEELQARIVVAENLPDDHCYQNLMKIFSSVGSVKTIRTCYPQTPNGSGPVTNRSAKLDMLFANKLHAFVEYETIEDAEKAIVVLNDERNWRSGLRVRLLNSCMAKGSKGKKSGHETDVHGEEDVSTSDQRNDKHSEETSQPSDAIGEHVSEESTGDTGRGRGRGRGRGGRGRGRGYHNNHNNNQYHHNNHPQQQQHYQNNNQGNNNRSGAHPVGTPPSSHPVKAEQQQTQSSPPAGANKQLPGPRMPDGTRGFSMGRGMPQTSTPSISTSEP from the exons ATGTCGCAGCAGGATCCGGCTGCGGCCGGGGAGGAGCTCCCGGGGGGCCTCTCGCGGAGCAGCTCCGCCAGCCGGCTCAACGCGCAGGCGCCGGAGTTCGTGCCGCGtgtcgccgcggcgccgccgcccccgccggtgCAGCCCGTGATCCACGTCTTcgccgcgccgcccccgccgccgcccgcgtcgtTCTTCGCCGCGGGCCCGCCCCCGCCCCGGCCGCCGTTCGAGTTTTACGCCGCTGTCGGTGCTGCTGGCCCGGGCTTCGTTGCCGTGCCCGAGCATGAGATGGGGCCCGAGCAAGcggtgccgcctccgccgccgccggcccaggCGCACCAGCAGGGGAGAGAGCTGACCACGGACGACGTGCTGCACAAGATCACGAAGCAG GTGGAGTATTACTTCAGTGATATAAACCTGGCCACTACAGAACATTTGATGAGGTTTATTTCTAAGGATCCTGAAGGATAtg TACCGATGTCAGTTGTTGCTTCCTTTAAGAAAATTAAGGCTCTGGTGCAAAATAGTTCCATGCTTGCTTCAGCTCTTCGAACTTCATCAAAGCTT GTGGTTACTGAAGATGGAAACAGAGTAAAGCGTGTACAGCCATTTACAGAATCAGATTTAGAGGAACTACAG GCCCGAATTGTTGTTGCAGAAAATCTTCCAGATGATCATTGTTACCAGAACCTTATGAAGATTTTCTCATCTGTTGGCAG TGTAAAGACAATCAGAACATGCTATCCTCAGACCCCAAATGGCAGTGGTCCAGTTACTAATAGATCTGCTAAACTAGATATGCTTTTCGCCAACAAG CTGCACGCTTTTGTTGAGTATGAGACTATTGAGGATGCTGAAAAAGCG ATTGTGGTTCTTAATGATGAGAGGAACTGGAGAAGCGGGCTTAGAGTTCGGTTGTTGAATTCTTGCATG GCTAAGGGAAGCAAAGGTAAGAAGAGCGGGCATGAAACTGATGTACATGGTGAGGAGGATGTTTCCACTTCTGATCAAcgaaatgataaacattcagaAGAAACATCTCAACCGTCAGATGCAATAGGAGAGCATGTT TCCGAGGAGAGCACTGGAGATACAGGCCGCGGGCGTGGCAGAGGCCGAGGGCGTGGAGGTAGAGGCAGAGGGCGTGGCTACCATAACAACCATAACAACAACCAATACCACCATAACAAccatccgcagcagcagcagcactatcAGAACAACAATCAAGGTAACAACAACCGGAGTGGCGCCCATCCTGTCGGAACCCCGCCTTCCAGCCACCCAGTGAAGGCCGAGCAGCAGCAGACACAGTCATCGCCTCCCGCGGGAGCGAACAAGCAGCTTCCAGGGCCGCGTATGCCAGACGGCACCCGTGGGTTCTCAATGGGCAGAGGAATGCCGCAAACATCGACGCCCAGCATATCGACTAGTGAACCTTGA
- the LOC119292542 gene encoding uncharacterized protein LOC119292542, which translates to MVRGLSLRTQISTPLSSLLSPPTALSSCPNPDDIAPLAPFHPPSPPRTLPTAVAAMPRPSSRTPSSTSQPRRASPSPTPSPATAPRPKNPGAAAQRRRSPLSDLNSGDASAARAGCFRFLLSSASGSKPRCASTPRTPASGPMPRAETKRRVAGAGRLPDQEPRAKAEQGPDREPRRRRDEPIGCRIRRVEPEKKQQGLARRQQQQEHLEALTPERKADAGSNPSSGATPPIHASISPEVLAGGAATPACFAAGHHVVPGVRDRRKCRARGILDIAGEELDCEPSRASIHWLSSPSGEAGTCSTKCGKEASVIWLSSPRDEGAACLFDEEIFLPRCSSEDPFWQLSPDCTGLLGSPVLGGLLDFDTPALELSETTPSSGFLPVQRTPSTGDSISPFSLIVKRASSHSSRLSPLCAQRGLGSSYGYDSATDPTRVSGESWSENGSTGKCSGLARVSSRPLTRMDPVVECLEMMSLSPRPGDADYDQNDEDGALPATLPELSFQFAGASTPLESIDLSSFKRSPCDTELKGKEASFRKPASTEARISWREGLVSRIFDMGDLDCCQWLSDDEDGPLIPGNVEALPDTVLQPGSACCLQEDSKQSGFGSVEFGCSDGGLNYDSKATPNPVQVAESMRAEGFELVSSDDSDWTLLYKNGLFET; encoded by the coding sequence ATGGTTCGAGGGCTCAGTTTACGGACGCAGATCTCGACacccctctcctctctcctctctcctccAACGGCTCTCTCCTCCTGTCCAAACCCCGATGACATCGCCCCATTAGCCCCATTCCATCCTCCATCGCCGCCGCGCACCCTgcccaccgccgtcgccgccatgcCGAGGCCATCCTCCAGGACACCCTCCTCCACGTCCCAGCCGAGGAGGGCATCCCCTTCGCCCACCCCTTCCCCGGCCACCGCGCCCAGGCCCAAGAACCCCGGCGCCGCGGCGCAGCGCCGCCGCAGCCCCCTGTCGGACCTCAACTCCGGGGACGCCTCCGCCGCGCGGGCCGGATGCTTCCGCTTCCTCCTCTCCTCCGCATCGGGCTCCAAGCCGCGGTGCGCGTCCACCCCGAGGACCCCCGCGTCCGGCCCGATGCCCCGCGCGGAGACCAAGAGGCGCGTGGCGGGCGCTGGCCGTCTGCCGGATCAAGAGCCGAGGGCCAAGGCGGAGCAGGGGCCGGATCGTGAACCCAGAAGACGGAGGGACGAGCCGATCGGTTGTCGGATCAGGAGGGTGGAGCCGGAGAAGAAGCAGCAGGGGCTGGcgaggaggcagcagcagcaggagcacctCGAGGCCCTGACGCCGGAGAGGAAGGCGGACGCGGGGTCCAACCCGTCCTCTGGAGCGACGCCCCCGATCCACGCGTCGATCTCGCCGGAGGTGctggccggcggcgccgcgacGCCGGCGTGCTTCGCGGCCGGGCACCACGTCGTGCCAGGCGTCCGCGACCGGCGCAAATGCCGGGCGAGGGGCATCCTTGACATCGCCGGCGAGGAGCTCGACTGTGAGCCGTCCCGGGCGTCGATCCACTGGCTGTCCTCGCCATCGGGGGAGGCCGGTACGTGTTCGACGAAATGCGGAAAGGAGGCGTCAGTCATCTGGCTGTCATCTCCACGCGATGAAGGTGCCGCGTGTTTGTTCGACGAAGAGATCTTCCTGCCGAGATGCTCATCGGAGGACCCattctggcaactctccccggactGCACGGGGCTGTTGGGGTCGCCGGTCCTTGGAGGTCTGCTCGATTTTGACACGCCGGCGTTGGAATTGTCCGAAACGACACCGTCATCCGGGTTTCTTCCGGTGCAGAGGACGCCGAGCACTGGTGACAGCATTAGCCCCTTCTCGCTTATTGTGAAGAGGGCATCATCGCATTCCTCTAGGCTAAGCCCCTTGTGTGCCCAGCGAGGACTGGGCAGCAGCTATGGCTACGATTCGGCAACAGATCCGACACGGGTCTCTGGTGAGTCATGGTCTGAAAACGGCAGCACAGGCAAGTGTTCAGGGTTAGCGAGGGTTAGCAGTCGCCCACTAACGAGGATGGATCCAGTGGTAGAGTGCCTCGAGATGATGAGTTTGTCCCCAAGGCCTGGGGATGCTGATTATGATCAAAATGATGAAGATGGTGCCCTGCCTGCTACATTGCCTGAGCTCAGCTTCCAGTTTGCTGGTGCTTCGACGCCTCTGGAATCCATAGACTTGAGCTCTTTCAAGAGATCTCCTTGTGACACAGAATTGAAGGGGAAGGAGGCAAGTTTCCGGAAGCCGGCATCAACCGAGGCTCGGATATCTTGGCGAGAAGGGCTAGTTAGCAGAATATTCGATATGGGTGACTTGGATTGCTGCCAATGGTTATCTGATGATGAAGATGGACCACTTATCCCGGGCAATGTCGAGGCGTTGCCCGATACAGTTTTGCAGCCAGGTAGCGCTTGTTGCCTGCAGGAGGATAGCAAGCAATCTGGCTTCGGCTCTGTCGAGTTTGGTTGCAGTGATGGTGGATTAAATTATGACAGTAAGGCTACTCCAAACCCTGTTCAAGTAGCAGAGTCTATGAGAGCAGAAGGATTCGAGCTCGTCTCGTCCGATGACTCGGATTGGACTCTCTTGTACAAGAATGGCTTGTTTGAAACATGA
- the LOC119295184 gene encoding hemolysin A-like isoform X1: MMACRLRFHQRVSFHRLINQVVLFSSTVRLVGVRPTCCSPSRDFAAVKSQKIQPPKKKKRLDEACLERYQQYSRTYIQSWILQGKVHVNGRVVNKAGTQVSDKSVIEIKAEIPKYVCRAGHKLEAAIKEFRVDCDGKIALDSGLSTGGFTDCLLQHGASHVYGVDVGYGQVAEKIRVHEHVSVIERTNLRHLSKLPQLVDLVTLDLSFISILVVMPAVVKVMKTNSTLITLIKPQFEARTSQVGKGGIVRDPLVHKEVLDRIISGVEQFGFRNGGWIESPLKGAEGNTEFLACFERIPMPEPHAGAGAEPHAEAEAEAEAEAEAEAGAGAEAEAEAEAEAEPEPEPEREET; this comes from the exons ATGATGGCTTGCCGGCTACGGTTCCACCAGC GTGTATCGTTCCATCGTTTAATCAACCAGGTGGTACTCTTTTCTTCCACAGTTAGGCTGGTTGGAGTCCGGCCGACCTGCTGCTCTCCGTCCAGGGACTTCGCGGCTGTCAAATCCCAGAAAATCCAGCCCCCCAAGAA GAAAAAGCGATTGGATGAGGCGTGCCTTGAGAGGTATCAACAATACAGTAGAACGTACATCCAGTCATGGATTCTTCAGG GTAAGGTCCATGTAAACGGAAGGGTCGTGAACAAAGCTGGAACACAAGTATCTGACAAGTCAGTCATAGAAATCAAGGCTGAAATCCCGAAATATGTATGTAG GGCTGGGCATAAGCTTGAGGCAGCTATCAAAGAATTTAGAGTTGACTGTGATGGAAAGATAGCCCTTGATTCAGGGCTGTCTACAGGTGGTTTTACCGACTGTTTACTTCAGCATGGGGCATCACATGTGTACGGTGTTGATGTTGGCTATGGACAG GTGGCTGAAAAAATTCGTGTGCATGAACATGTCTCAGTAATTGAACGTACAAACTTGAGACATCTTTCTAAGCTGCCACAACTGGTTGACCTGGTGACGCTGGACCTATCATTCATCTCTATTCTTGTG GTTATGCCTGCAGTGGTCAAAGTAATGAAGACAAACTCAACACTGATAACACTTATCAAACCTCAGTTTGAAGCTCGTACATCTCAG GTAGGAAAAGGTGGGATTGTTCGAGACCCTCTGGTTCATAAGGAG GTGTTAGATAGGATAATTTCAGGCGTTGAGCAGTTTGGATTTCGCAATGGGGGCTGGATCGAGTCTCCGCTGAAAGGCGCAGAAGGGAACACAGAGTTTCTTGCCTGCTTCGAGAGGATCCCAATGCCAGAGCCACACGCAGGGGCAGGGGCAGAGCCACACGCAGAGGCAGAGGCAGAGGCAGAGGCAGAGGCAGAGGCAGAGGCAGGGGCAGGggcagaggcggaggcggaggcggaggcggaggcagagCCAGAGCCAGAGCCAGAGCGAGAGGAAACATGA
- the LOC119295184 gene encoding hemolysin A-like isoform X2, which produces MMACRLRFHQLRLVGVRPTCCSPSRDFAAVKSQKIQPPKKKKRLDEACLERYQQYSRTYIQSWILQGKVHVNGRVVNKAGTQVSDKSVIEIKAEIPKYVCRAGHKLEAAIKEFRVDCDGKIALDSGLSTGGFTDCLLQHGASHVYGVDVGYGQVAEKIRVHEHVSVIERTNLRHLSKLPQLVDLVTLDLSFISILVVMPAVVKVMKTNSTLITLIKPQFEARTSQVGKGGIVRDPLVHKEVLDRIISGVEQFGFRNGGWIESPLKGAEGNTEFLACFERIPMPEPHAGAGAEPHAEAEAEAEAEAEAEAGAGAEAEAEAEAEAEPEPEPEREET; this is translated from the exons ATGATGGCTTGCCGGCTACGGTTCCACCAGC TTAGGCTGGTTGGAGTCCGGCCGACCTGCTGCTCTCCGTCCAGGGACTTCGCGGCTGTCAAATCCCAGAAAATCCAGCCCCCCAAGAA GAAAAAGCGATTGGATGAGGCGTGCCTTGAGAGGTATCAACAATACAGTAGAACGTACATCCAGTCATGGATTCTTCAGG GTAAGGTCCATGTAAACGGAAGGGTCGTGAACAAAGCTGGAACACAAGTATCTGACAAGTCAGTCATAGAAATCAAGGCTGAAATCCCGAAATATGTATGTAG GGCTGGGCATAAGCTTGAGGCAGCTATCAAAGAATTTAGAGTTGACTGTGATGGAAAGATAGCCCTTGATTCAGGGCTGTCTACAGGTGGTTTTACCGACTGTTTACTTCAGCATGGGGCATCACATGTGTACGGTGTTGATGTTGGCTATGGACAG GTGGCTGAAAAAATTCGTGTGCATGAACATGTCTCAGTAATTGAACGTACAAACTTGAGACATCTTTCTAAGCTGCCACAACTGGTTGACCTGGTGACGCTGGACCTATCATTCATCTCTATTCTTGTG GTTATGCCTGCAGTGGTCAAAGTAATGAAGACAAACTCAACACTGATAACACTTATCAAACCTCAGTTTGAAGCTCGTACATCTCAG GTAGGAAAAGGTGGGATTGTTCGAGACCCTCTGGTTCATAAGGAG GTGTTAGATAGGATAATTTCAGGCGTTGAGCAGTTTGGATTTCGCAATGGGGGCTGGATCGAGTCTCCGCTGAAAGGCGCAGAAGGGAACACAGAGTTTCTTGCCTGCTTCGAGAGGATCCCAATGCCAGAGCCACACGCAGGGGCAGGGGCAGAGCCACACGCAGAGGCAGAGGCAGAGGCAGAGGCAGAGGCAGAGGCAGAGGCAGGGGCAGGggcagaggcggaggcggaggcggaggcggaggcagagCCAGAGCCAGAGCCAGAGCGAGAGGAAACATGA